In Papaver somniferum cultivar HN1 chromosome 1, ASM357369v1, whole genome shotgun sequence, a genomic segment contains:
- the LOC113312570 gene encoding probable glycosyltransferase At5g20260 isoform X1 gives MANTMDYKTSLMVFTGLLLLIVFYFSPSNKQHFSINTGFFSSNNSTSPYIRRPQNFSADDSLASNTTTNETNNGSLAITSGSTASSEHTHARKTHTSAERIEDDLARARSAIQKAVRTRNYTSNRVQDFIPRGPIYRNPHAFHQSYIEMEKTFKIWTYKEGELPMVHSGPHSYLYSIGGHFIDEMEEETNPFAASNMEEAHTFFLPFSVTNMVAVLYEPDAGYAPYIRVVEDYVRVISEKYHYWNRSSGGDHFMVSCHDWAPIVTKQALFKNVIRVVCNANSSESFNPKWDVSLPEFNLVTRTLLISTQSRETSPNRSILGFFAGGAHGNIRKILIEQWKDKDSELQVNEYLPKGTDYGALMVKSKFCLCPSGSEVASPRIVEAIHAGCIPVIISDHYVLPFSDILDWSQFSIQVPVDKIPELKTILLGVPNEKYRKLQKRVKQVQLHFTLNRPAKRFDVTHMILHSVWLRRLNFHLPA, from the exons ATGGCAAACACAATGGATTACAAAACATCATTGATGGTCTTTACTGGTTTGCTTCTacttattgttttttatttttctccctcTAACAAACAACATTTCAGCATCAACACTGGCTTCTTCTCTTCTAATAACAGCACTTCTCCTTACATTCGAAGACCACAAAATTTCTCTGCTGATGATTCATTAGCTTCGAATACTACTACTAATGAAACTAATAATGGAAGTCTTGCAATAACTTCCGGATCCACAGCATCATCTGAGCATACTCATGCTAGA AAAACGCATACTAGTGCGGAAAGAATTGAAGATGACCTTGCGAGAGCTAGGAGTGCGATTCAGAAAGCAGTTCGGACGCGTAACTACACATCTAATAGAGTGCAAGATTTCATTCCTAGGGGACCAATATACAGAAATCCGCATGCCTTTCATCA GAGTTACATTGAGATGGAGAAAACGTTCAAAATTTGGACCTATAAAGAAGGCGAGTTACCTATGGTACATAGTGGACCACATAGTTACTTATATTCAATCGGAGGCCATTTCATTGATGAAATGGAGGAGGAGACAAACCCATTTGCAGCATCCAACATGGAGGAAGCTCACACGTTCTTCCTTCCCTTCAGTGTAACCAATATGGTCGCCGTTCTATATGAACCTGATGCTGGTTATGCTCCCTATATTCGTGTCGTAGAAGATTATGTCCGTgttatatcagaaaaataccactACTGGAATAGAAGTAGCGGTGGAGATCATTTTATGGTTTCATGTCATGATTGG GCACCCATAGTAACAAAACAAGCACTATTCAAGAACGTTATTAGGGTTGTTTGCAATGCTAATTCATCAGAAAGTTTTAATCCTAAATGGGATGTATCCTTGCCAGAATTTAACCTGGTAACAAGAACACTTCTCATCTCAACGCAGTCCCGTGAAACTAGTCCAAACCGTTCAATACTTGGTTTCTTTGCCGGCGGGGCTCATGGAAACATAAGAAAGATTCTAATTGAGCAATGGAAAGACAAAGACAGTGAATTACAAGTTAACGAATATCTTCCTAAGGGAACAGATTACGGGGCATTGATGGTTAAAAGCAAATTTTGCTTGTGCCCAAGCGGGTCCGAAGTTGCAAGTCCTAGAATTGTCGAGGCAATCCATGCAGGCTGTATTCCTGTGATTATTTCGGATCACTATGTTCTCCCATTTAGTGATATACTTGATTGGAGCCAGTTTTCAATACAGGTTCCAGTCGATAAAATACCAGAACTGAAAACCATATTACTAGGGGTACCAAATGAAAAGTACCGCAAACTTCAGAAGAGAGTTAAACAAGTTCAACTGCATTTTACTTTAAATCGTCCAGCAAAAAGGTTTGACGTTACACATATGATCCTTCATTCAGTTTGGCTAAGGCGATTGAATTTTCATCTACCAGCTTGA
- the LOC113312570 gene encoding probable glycosyltransferase At5g20260 isoform X2, which yields MEKTFKIWTYKEGELPMVHSGPHSYLYSIGGHFIDEMEEETNPFAASNMEEAHTFFLPFSVTNMVAVLYEPDAGYAPYIRVVEDYVRVISEKYHYWNRSSGGDHFMVSCHDWAPIVTKQALFKNVIRVVCNANSSESFNPKWDVSLPEFNLVTRTLLISTQSRETSPNRSILGFFAGGAHGNIRKILIEQWKDKDSELQVNEYLPKGTDYGALMVKSKFCLCPSGSEVASPRIVEAIHAGCIPVIISDHYVLPFSDILDWSQFSIQVPVDKIPELKTILLGVPNEKYRKLQKRVKQVQLHFTLNRPAKRFDVTHMILHSVWLRRLNFHLPA from the exons ATGGAGAAAACGTTCAAAATTTGGACCTATAAAGAAGGCGAGTTACCTATGGTACATAGTGGACCACATAGTTACTTATATTCAATCGGAGGCCATTTCATTGATGAAATGGAGGAGGAGACAAACCCATTTGCAGCATCCAACATGGAGGAAGCTCACACGTTCTTCCTTCCCTTCAGTGTAACCAATATGGTCGCCGTTCTATATGAACCTGATGCTGGTTATGCTCCCTATATTCGTGTCGTAGAAGATTATGTCCGTgttatatcagaaaaataccactACTGGAATAGAAGTAGCGGTGGAGATCATTTTATGGTTTCATGTCATGATTGG GCACCCATAGTAACAAAACAAGCACTATTCAAGAACGTTATTAGGGTTGTTTGCAATGCTAATTCATCAGAAAGTTTTAATCCTAAATGGGATGTATCCTTGCCAGAATTTAACCTGGTAACAAGAACACTTCTCATCTCAACGCAGTCCCGTGAAACTAGTCCAAACCGTTCAATACTTGGTTTCTTTGCCGGCGGGGCTCATGGAAACATAAGAAAGATTCTAATTGAGCAATGGAAAGACAAAGACAGTGAATTACAAGTTAACGAATATCTTCCTAAGGGAACAGATTACGGGGCATTGATGGTTAAAAGCAAATTTTGCTTGTGCCCAAGCGGGTCCGAAGTTGCAAGTCCTAGAATTGTCGAGGCAATCCATGCAGGCTGTATTCCTGTGATTATTTCGGATCACTATGTTCTCCCATTTAGTGATATACTTGATTGGAGCCAGTTTTCAATACAGGTTCCAGTCGATAAAATACCAGAACTGAAAACCATATTACTAGGGGTACCAAATGAAAAGTACCGCAAACTTCAGAAGAGAGTTAAACAAGTTCAACTGCATTTTACTTTAAATCGTCCAGCAAAAAGGTTTGACGTTACACATATGATCCTTCATTCAGTTTGGCTAAGGCGATTGAATTTTCATCTACCAGCTTGA
- the LOC113312580 gene encoding probable glycosyltransferase At5g20260, whose product MANRIDYKTPLMVFTALLLLLVFYFSPSNKQHFIINTGFFSSNNSTSPYIQRPQNFSADDSLASKSATNETNNGSLAITSGSTASSEHTHDRKTRTSAERIEDDLASARSAIQKAVRTGNYTSNRVQDFIPRGPIYRNPNAFHQSYIEMEKTFKIWTYKEGELPLVHNGPHSYLYSIEGHFIDEMEEDTNPFAASNMEEAHTFFLPFSVTNMVSALYVPGSRAGLAPYIHVVADYVRVISEKYQYWNRSSGGDHFMVSCHDWAAKVTNQAPDELFKNVIRAVCNANSSESFNPKLDVSLPELSLVTRTLLISTQSRKTSPNRPILAFFAGGAHGNIRKMLIEQWKDKDSELQVNEYLPKGTDYGALMVRSRFCLCPSGYEVASPRIVEAIHASCVPVIISDHYDLPFSDILDWSQFSIQVPIDKIPELKTILLAVPDKRYRQLQKRVKQVQRHFTLNRPAKRFDVTHMILHSVWLRRLNFHLRA is encoded by the exons ATGGCAAACAGAATAGATTACAAAACGCCATTGATGGTCTTTACTGCTTTGCTTCTActtcttgttttttatttttctccttcTAACAAACAACATTTCATCATCAACACTGGGTTCTTCTCTTCTAATAACAGCACTTCTCCTTACATTCAAAGACCACAAAATTTCTCCGCTGATGATTCATTAGCTTCGAAAAGTGCTACTAATGAAACTAATAATGGAAGTCTTGCAATAACTTCCGGATCCACAGCATCATCTGAGCATACTCACGATAGA AAAACGCGTACTAGTGCGGAAAGGATTGAAGATGATCTTGCGAGCGCTAGGAGTGCGATTCAGAAGGCAGTTCGGACGGGTAACTACACGTCTAATAGAGTGCAAGATTTCATTCCTAGAGGACCAATATACAGAAATCCAAACGCCTTTCATCA GAGTTACATTGAGATGGAGAAAACATTCAAAATTTGGACATATAAAGAAGGCGAACTACCTTTGGTACATAATGGACCACACAGCTACCTGTATTCAATTGAAGGCCATTTCATTGACGAAATGGAGGAGGATACAAACCCATTTGCAGCATCAAACATGGAAGAAGCTCATACATTCTTCCTTCCCTTtagtgtaaccaatatggttagcgCTCTATATGTACCTGGTTCTCGTGCTGGTCTAGCTCCCTATATTCATGTCGTTGCAGATTATGTTCGTGTTATATCAGAGAAATACCAATACTGGAATAGGAGTAGCGGGGGAGATCATTTTATGGTTTCTTGTCATGATTGG GCAGCCAAAGTTACAAATCAAGCACCCGATGAACTATTCAAGAACGTTATTAGGGCCGTTTGCAATGCGAATTCATCAGAAAGTTTTAATCCTAAATTGGATGTATCCCTGCCAGAACTCAGCCTGGTAACAAGAACACTTCTTATTTCCACGCAGTCTCGTAAAACTAGTCCAAATCGTCCAATACTTGCGTTCTTTGCTGGTGGTGCTCATGGAAACATAAGAAAGATGCTAATTGAGCAATGGAAAGACAAAGATAGTGAGTTACAAGTTAATGAATATCTCCCTAAGGGGACAGATTACGGTGCATTGATGGTTAGAAGCAGATTTTGCTTGTGCCCAAGCGGGTATGAAGTTGCAAGTCCTAGGATCGTCGAGGCAATCCACGCAAGTTGTGTTCCAGTGATTATTTCTGATCACTATGATCTTCCATTCAGTGATATACTTGATTGGAGTCAATTTTCAATACAGGTTCCAATCGACAAGATACCGGAACTGAAAACTATATTACTAGCGGTACCCGATAAGAGGTACCGCCAACTTCAGAAGAGAGTTAAACAAGTTCAAAGACATTTTACTTTAAATCGTCCTGCAAAAAGGTTTGATGTTACTCATATGATACTTCACTCAGTTTGGCTAAGGCGACTAAATTTTCATCTACGCGCTTGA